Genomic DNA from Halomicroarcula saliterrae:
CGCTGCTGAAGAAACCTCACAGGGATCTCTTGTCGACTTTGAACTAGGATAGCCGATGCGGAGAGACTAAAACTACCGAGAGACCGGGTTGTAACGGTTGTAAACGCCTCTATTTTATGCAGAATCTCGGCGTATTGCAATCCGTGAATGTCGCCCAAAGATATCCCACTCTCAGTCCTAAATCCGATGTCGAAGCCGATTCTTACAGGATGCTAACGATAATGGATGGTCCGGGTGTCAAAGGGTTAGAGCGGTATTGGCTCGGTTATTACCGAGAGGATCTACACGATGATGATGGATCGTTTCTGGCACGACCAGTGGGACATCAAGAGCTACCCCACCCGATGACACGACCTGAAATTGAAGACTGGGCACTTGACCGGTTGAGTATTCCTGACGACGCGTTCTAGAAATTGGGAGCATCAGATAGAGTCTGAGTCGGTGGGTGGTCCCACCCTCCGCGAACTACTCTGGTTTATTTTCCGCGGGCGGACTGGCGGGAACGTGACGGCTATCTAGTGACGCCGTTAACGGAGTCTTTTCCGCCGACGAGGATATCATGTCTACAGAGAATCCTAAGAAAAGCAGCTGCACAGAGAGATCGTTCGCGGTCCATCATCAGAGCATATTCGTAGAAGATACGGTCAGCTCTGACGGTAGCGGCGAGACTGAACTGCTCGAAATCGATGACACGCCCTTCGAAACCACACTGTCTGACCACGGGCTGGATATCGACACACAGGCCAGAACCCCACGAATCGACAGTGGAGGGAGCCAAGAGTTCGTCGATGACAGACCATTGTCTGCTATCCGAGCGAGCAACGGAGGGAACGGCACGGAGGGGAGACAAGAAGCACTCTTCGTCAACACCGAGGTTGACCAGCGGACGTTGGGTGGCGGCCAAGCCAACGCCAGGTGCCTGTTCGAAACTGAACCTCGACAGAAATCCAGACTCAATGCCGATGAGGAATAGCTTGTATCTCCTGCAGGTTTGTCTCACCCGACGAGATGATGGCTTCGAGAAGTACAGATAGGAAACCTGGCCGGGAACAGCAAGTCTACGATGTCGTAATCGAAATAACTCTGGAAAATACCGACCGAGGGGTAGCTGATGAGTTCTCGATGGCACTGCAGATTAGGGAACTCGACCTCGCCTCAATCGAGGTGATTCTATCGGTGGTTGCGCCAAACCAATGCGCTGCCTACGCCAGAGGGAACGCGCTAGCCCGGGCCGTACTGGATGCTGCCGGTCTCGTCGATGCATATCGTATCGGAGACGTCTCTCTAATCGAGGTACGATGATGCTCGTCTGTCCGGAGTGTCTGGAGGGTAAATTCTCGTGGGTTGTCGAACAGGTTCAGTTCGGTGCAGTGTACGAACTGGAGAACGGGGGATACACCGAAGAGACTTGGAAAAACGGGGATATTGTGGGTGACGACATCGCTGACAACGGGGTATTCTGCTGTAGGTGCATGGAAGCTCGAGCCCACGAAGATCTTGTCCCGGCAAAAGGGGCTACTGACGACGCTGCAGTCGGGGCAGAATAAGGCCGGTTTCTACCTGTGTAGATCCAGTAGTGTTAAAAAACGGTTTTCAGAGCTTTCTATCAAGCCGTAGGATGTGTGAAACGGACTCAACCGAGATAGATGCAGGAAATAGATACTAATGAATGAATCCTTCCCAAAGACAGAGAGTGGTGAACCGGATTACGAACAGGCGATTGCGGAATTGACGTTCGACGAAGCCACCCCGGCTTCGCCAGTGTATATCTCCGATGGTACGGAAACGCTGGGAGTTACCGGTGTGGATGAGAAGAGCGGCTCAGTCCGGTTGGAACATCACAGAGGCGGAACTGCGACAGCCGACATAGAACAGCTCTGGAACGACTGGGTAGACGGGGGACTCATTTACAAGCAAAAGCGATTCCTGAACACCGAAGAGAGCGTGTATAATACAGAGACACATGCGCCAGTCGCTCGAACGGTTATTGCTGACGCACTGAGTATTGCCCGAGATGAGCTGGGGGATCTCGAATCACGTGCACCTGAGGGTGGTCCCTGGACAGAAGATGTTCGTAATACCATTACCCAGTTGCAGATGGCATTAGAGACGGGTGCAGAGCGGTAGCAATTGGATTTTGGCGGATTAAGACGTACCAGAGTACACGATTTCGGCAATCTCAGCATAACGGAGCGATCCAGCACTACGCTGTGGAGAACTTCGGAACGTGAGATACAACTGAATTTGTCAGCGACGAGCCTGTGGGCCGCCAAATACCCGGTTACACCTTCATCATGGGAAACTCCATTACTTCTAAGAATGTCGCGTCAGGGTCGACTGTTCAACCTGAAAGACGCTCAGAGGTACTCAATGACCACACCGATGTCGCCGAGAAAGTCGCACGAGCCCGACAAGCAAACTATGTTGCATTTCTGTCTCGGCACCCATTCGCGACAGACGCATATGAGGCAGGCTTCGTGACCGGGATTCGTGAAGACTGTAGCCTGCAGACAAATGCTCTACGTAACGTCGACGTCCCAATACTGATGTTGGATAATGACTTCAAGAATCCAGACCTGCAGAGATATCTGTCGCGATTTCGGGAGATCGAGCCCGAAATTGGTGTCGTCGGAGACGCACGTTCAGCCGATGAGGCACATATCTTAGTTGAGGAGGCCCGTAAGCTGAAAACAGAGTACCCAGACTCAACGCTCATCATAGTCCCAAAATGCCACGAGGCAATCGAGATCATCGGTTCAGCCGATGTACCGGGCACAGAGATTGTATTAGGCTACTCAATGGGATACTCAGATATCCTGGCCTCAGACTTCTCGGACTACTCGGACTGGCGTGGACGGCGTGTACACCTGCTAGGAGCAAGCCCCACCAAACAGTGGGAGGTGATTCAACAGTTGACCTCACCAACATTGTTCGGCGATCCACCTGCAGATATCGTCGGGCTGGATTGGAACGGTGCGCACAAAGTCGCCTACATCGGTGAATATTGGAGTCGGGAAGGCTGGCAACGAAGCGACCATCTCTCCATCAGGGAAACAGTGAAGAAGAGCCTTCGTGAGATGCGCTTGTTCTGGAAAGAACGCGGTGTCTGGCCTCGTGAGGGGACGACCCCGGTTGACCGTTTAGGTGAGGCTGTCCAGGTGCCAGACGATGAGGTGTTTGCAAACGGAATGCACATCTCTGAAGCGGGTGACTACGAGGGTCCGGATGATTGGGAGGATCGACTTGACCCCGAAGACGATGAGACGATACCACTCGAACATGCAATCGTTCACCAGTATACCGACGGCAGTATCCGGGCATTTCGCTCAGAAACCGAGCGGGTATACACCGAATACCACGAGGGCTTGATTACGCCGTAGACAGTCCGTAGATAGCAAAACCCACAATCACCACAGACTGTGGGCGAGCCTGTCAGCCATCAACTCTGCAAGGGGATTGATAGCGTAAAAGAAGAACTCCACTGTGCCGAATTTGTCTCCCCTAATAGAGGTGAGGGCTTGAATTCAATGGACTCTATCACAGCGTCACAAACCGCTTCTCGACCACCCGGTTTCTCAGAGGAAAGCATCGCGCACATCCGCCGTGTAAAGCACCTTCGCGCTATCGTCAGAGAAGATCTCGGTCCGGATGTTGAGTGTGGCGGTCTGGAACAAAAAGTAGCCAGTTCACTGTATCACCACCATCCGTCGATTCGGCTCGAAGATGCACTGGAACTGAAGTGCCATCTGAAAGAGCCGTCTACGGAGGGTTCGACAGACTCTGCTATCAAGGGCATCGTCGACGAAGCTTGTACACTACTGGAGAGCTGGGGTCGTCTCGGTCAGACCCAGTCTGAGGACCCGAATGCAGCCTTTGACTACTAGTGACATCCTCCCCGTCGTAAACGACGGGGCTTCCCACACGGTGGGAATGCCAGTCAGTCGTCGCTGGCAGTGGGTTTCGACTCTTGAAACGTTGTGAGTGTCATCTGCGAGGGTGTCTCGCTCTGCTCACACTGAGTCGTGGCGGTGTCACAACCGCTCCCGTCCTGTGGCGAGTCATCGCCTGCTTGTTTCCACGGCAGACTCTCTCCCCACGGGTCTACGCGACGTGCGATGTTCGCACTCGCGTTAATATCTGCTTGGAACGTCGATACGTGGCACTCTGAGTTCTTGCACTTGAACTCGGCTTGCCGAGGGCGATACCCGATGTGCTTGCACGAGTGGCACGTCTTCGAGGTGTACTGCGGGTGAACGTACCTGACTGGAATCCCGGCGTCCTTCGCCTTGTCCTCGATACGTCCCTGCAAGCGAGCGAAGGCCCACGAGTGCAAGCGTCGATTCATGTACTTCCCGTAGTCCAGTGATTCGCGGATGTACGCCAAGTCCTCCATCACGATAACTGGATTCACGAACTGACGAGCATACTCCACGGACTCACGAGAAGCCTTCTCGATGATGTCAGTGAGACGGTTCTGGTAGTACGAGAAACGTTCCTCGATACGCCACTCAGATGCGTCACGCTCTTGGAGTCGCTTGAGAGTAGTGAACATCTCTTTGCGGATTCGCTTGGCTTCCCTCCCGTTGATGAGGAGTGGTTTCGTGGGAGTGTCGTGTTGGAGGGCACAGCCCGTGACCAACATCGACTCGCCAATATCGAACCCAACCCGAGTCGGATTCTCGGGCAACTCAGAAGTGTCCTCGATTTCGTATTCAACAGTAACGTGGAGTGTCCACGTCTTCTGGTGTTTCTGCAAGCGAAGTTCGCCCACTTTGGTACTCGATTCCTCATCGAGCATCTCATCCCACAACTCCCCTTGTTCGGGATTCAAACGGAGTGGTATCCAGAAGTTGGTTCCCCGACCGGGTTGCGGAACGTTCCAACAGATTTCGTACTCACGCGATGTGTCGCGGTCGAACTTCCCGGCTCGATTCACGAATCGGAGCGGGTGTTCGTCGTCCAACTCGTTGGCGTTGTACGTGTTGTGGAGTTTCGGGACGTAGGATTTGAGGGCGTCTTTCGCTTGGTACGGTAAGTTGTACGGTGTCACCACTTTGTTCGTGGCGCTCATCGTCTCACAGTCTTGCTCGAAGGCATCGTGGAGTGCGTCTCGGTATTCGGACAGCGTTTGCTGGAGGCGTTGCTCTTTGCACCACGTTGGGGGTGCGAGCGTGGCTTCCAGCGTTTTATTCGCCGTCTGAGTCGTTGACATCGTAGCCTTCGGATTCGAGTGCTTTGCGGAGGAGTTCGGGGTACGCTCGTGAGTGGCGTATCCCGTGGTCCCGGGCGTATTCCTTCAAGGCTTCGTGAAGTGGCCCGCCTCGCTCCATATCGAAGTCGGCCCTCATCCATCAAAACGTAAGAAGTAGCGTAAGTTAAAGATAACGGTCGGCATTCGGATTGAGCGTCAGAGCGTGGTTTGTTCAGGAATTGTCGATTCCCTCCCGGCCTGAAGGCCGGGATTCCCTCCTTGAAGGAAGATGGCCACTGACCAGGCGGTGCTTGAAACGCTTCCTCCAGAGAAACTTCTCGCTGCTACAAGATTACGTGTCATCAGGGCAGCGATTCGAATGTTTACCGAGGTAGAGAGTCTCGACTACTATATTTCTCACGAGAGAAATAGTGGAGGACGGGAGGGGATACTCAGAATGCTTCGTGACCGGAAAAACGAACTCAGTGAGGCATCCGGCGGAAGCCCCCAAGATGGAAAATTGAAACAGTATCCAACAAAGGCCGCCCACACGGAACCATTAGAGATGATCCACACGGAATACGAACCTCGTTTGATACGACGAGAGTTTGCACCGGACTGGAATGAGCTATAGATAGTCGTGAGAAGAGTTCAGCCCGTCTCGCTGAAAACTTGCTTGACGGGGTAACGAAGCGCTGCTAGCCGGCTCAGATCGCCTTTTCGATACGGCACTGACCAGGTGCGAGTGTTCCCTTTCAGGTCTTTGCGGCCGATAATGATTCGTACCGGACCTCTCGGAGTCTTTGCGAGAGATAACCAACTCTCGCATAATGATGTTCCACGGAAACTTATTGATGGTCCTGATACCCACAGATTGCTATTCTCGTTCGAATACCCACGTTTGAACCAGGTTTGAGCGCTGTCCATGAACTGTTCAAACCGATCTGGTAATTCTTCGCCGATATGGCAGATGAGATATGATGAATTTCCCTTGTCAATGTCTTTCTTCCAGAACTCTAAGAAGACGTGATCAGACGGAGCTTGAATCACATTTACCCATGCTCGCTCTGTTCCCTTTCCGTGGAGCGATATAGAGGAAATTTTCTGCCAGCCGTCCGGTGATGTGCCCGAGTCATAGTAGCCCCGAAGCGGGGGGACCACTTCGAGGGCATGGGCACGGAGATATTCATCCGGGAACGGGACAGAAATCTCAACCGCATCGGGGGAGTCTGGTTTGAGGAGCTGTTGGACAACTTCAGAGTAGCCGTCGATATCTTCAGTAATTGGGATAGCGTGAGGCCATGGAGTCCGAAGTTGGTCTTCTCTAAAGCTCATATCATGGCCGTCGAAATCTTCCTGATAAGCCCAGTAGACTGTGTAGCCCGCCAGGAGAAGCTGAGGGGTTCCGAAGATAGGGAATAATGCACAGGTCGAGTGCCGACTGTTCAGCACTCTGAACTAGGTCTGGCACTCTGATTTACGACTGAAATAGGGATATTTGCCATTTCTCGTACATTATATACTCGTCAGCCGCGCCAAACGAGTTTTCGAGATGTGCCGGAAGCTGGATGAGTTCCTGGAATACAGAGGAGTGACCTCGATCTCGCTAAGGAGCTATCTGAAAACAGCTGCCAGGCTATTTATGCAGAACACATCCGATGAAACATCTGCTCAGTAAGCGTGCACACTGATGAGCTCATTCAATAAAAGTGTCTAATGGAGTGATGCCACGGTGCTGACTACACGCTTTCTGAGAAAAGACGGCGATATCATTCAGTCACAGGTACTGATACCCAGAGTAGCATCCGTCTCTAATATGGATGAACCAGAAAACATATATCAGATCTATATCCATTACATCTATCTTGCAAAGAAGAGACTCAGCCGCTTCATTCACCCGAGCACGCTTGGCACTCGGGTTCGGGATTTCTCTCGGTATTGCATATTTCCTCTATCGGCTTACTATCACTCCCGGTCAATTTGGAATTGATTTTGAGATATATCGAGCCGCCGCTGCAGACCTGCATGCGGGCAAGGTGGTCTATGGTCGTTCTCCTGTCGGCGTCTCAAATCTCACGTACCGCTATCCAATCGTATTATTGGCCCCGTTTTCGCTGTATCTCTTGGTTTCTCCGATTACCGGCTTTGCTATCCATATTGCCGGGACAGTTCTTGTCAGCGTTTTACTTGGACTCACCATTGCGAAGGCAACCGAATCATACGGGCTGCAGCTGTCGAATTATGATCGTATCCTGATCTGTGGATTTA
This window encodes:
- a CDS encoding DUF6610 family protein, whose translation is MSRHPFATDAYEAGFVTGIREDCSLQTNALRNVDVPILMLDNDFKNPDLQRYLSRFREIEPEIGVVGDARSADEAHILVEEARKLKTEYPDSTLIIVPKCHEAIEIIGSADVPGTEIVLGYSMGYSDILASDFSDYSDWRGRRVHLLGASPTKQWEVIQQLTSPTLFGDPPADIVGLDWNGAHKVAYIGEYWSREGWQRSDHLSIRETVKKSLREMRLFWKERGVWPREGTTPVDRLGEAVQVPDDEVFANGMHISEAGDYEGPDDWEDRLDPEDDETIPLEHAIVHQYTDGSIRAFRSETERVYTEYHEGLITP
- a CDS encoding RNA-guided endonuclease TnpB family protein, coding for MSTTQTANKTLEATLAPPTWCKEQRLQQTLSEYRDALHDAFEQDCETMSATNKVVTPYNLPYQAKDALKSYVPKLHNTYNANELDDEHPLRFVNRAGKFDRDTSREYEICWNVPQPGRGTNFWIPLRLNPEQGELWDEMLDEESSTKVGELRLQKHQKTWTLHVTVEYEIEDTSELPENPTRVGFDIGESMLVTGCALQHDTPTKPLLINGREAKRIRKEMFTTLKRLQERDASEWRIEERFSYYQNRLTDIIEKASRESVEYARQFVNPVIVMEDLAYIRESLDYGKYMNRRLHSWAFARLQGRIEDKAKDAGIPVRYVHPQYTSKTCHSCKHIGYRPRQAEFKCKNSECHVSTFQADINASANIARRVDPWGESLPWKQAGDDSPQDGSGCDTATTQCEQSETPSQMTLTTFQESKPTASDD